The genomic window CTGTAGAAGCGATGCATTTTTTATAACTCACTTTCACTTATGAACTGATCCCAAGATGCATCTGACATTCATTCACCATGGAAACAACTGAAAGCAGGATGTAAAGGAAGACATCAATTCAAAGTTGAGATGAAACGAAACACTTCCCTCGCTCTCTTCCACACACTTTAGTCCCTTTACACGCCTCTGAAGGGCTTCACTTCATTACTGACCAGACGAATGTAGGACGAAGGGGTCGAGTGAtcatcagtgtggactttaaGAGCAGAAATTACCCAGAAGGCATTGCTGTTTCCAATATGAGGCAGTTTCCTTCCCAAAATGGTGGACGGAGATGTGTTAAAAGTGTAAACATTTCTTTACTGTGCTATACTTTCACACAGAGGGCAGTAATTACACccggagtgagtgagtgaatctcCACAGCTTCAGCTACACTGTTGAGCTCAAGTGTATTCATGGTATGATACAATATGACGCCAGTCCCCCTACAAAGGGGATACAGTGACAAAACAATCTCTCACTCCTGTTTGATTCTCATTCGCTCTCCTCCACGATTGAAGACACAGGACTTCTTTGGTTGCACAAAACAGTAATTCCATGTGAACGAGACTGTCAGAGAAAGAGCCAGAACTCCATCAGTGTGTTTAACAGTGATGATGTGCTACAGAAGGCTGGACGCTCCGACATGCTCGCCTTTTCAGTGCGCTGTGTATGAGATCAGCAGCTACTTTAGCAGGTTTAGAAGCAGGTAAAGTAGATTTTGTCCAGAAACACAGTTTAGAAGAAAAAGGATGAGAAAAGCAGCAGTTCATTCAGGCTACGTGTTTGAAGATGATGCAGAACGCTGATGAAGTCCAATGGCTTGGATTCGTCCAGTTTTGCACTTGTGATGTCATCACAGTGATTTTTAGCCGAAAACTTGTAAACGTGTATGTTTTTTGTGCAGAGCCGTAACGCCACCTTGTTAGAACCTCTTGGTTCGTCTCCTTGTTATGTTGACTGACTTGCGATCTTCCCTCCGTTCAGCATAGCTGATGCGCTGCGGCTCTTCGTCGGAGTCCCGCTTCGAGAGAATTCAGTCATGTCATGAAGCGAAGGTTCTCTGTACATggcaactaaacacacacacacacacacatttaatacacGTACACTGTATGGGTAAAAGTATGTTAACACCTGAATGTTAAACGTcttatttaaaacaatgttCTCTTCACTGTTCTAATCAGCTCCATTCTTctggaaggttttccactagatgttgtgGATTAATGTAATCATTCAGCtaaaagagcattagtgagatcagactccgGTATATTccaggtgttcagtggggttgagtcagaatcAGTCGAGTTCTTCACTCTAACCTTTAAcccaccatgtcttcatggtgACAGGGAAATTGTCCTGCTGGGACACAGAGACCTTCTGGACAACTGTGTGCTTGGGCAAGAATcacatataggtgtgatggtcaggggtgcacatacttttggctgtaTAGTGTGTGAAAGCTTGTTAGAGTTTTGCCATTGGAGGTGTTTTCAGTAGAACTGACACCCTTTAATAGATTAGACACATTAGATAAACAGATCAGACCTTAAACAGAGTCGTATCAGACTGTCACACACCTTTGAGAGGTTTAGGGATGAAGTGAGCGGCAGGTTTGGTCTTTTTAACACGGTTTCCCTTCATCACTCGTCCCTCCTTATTGAGGCCGAGGTACCAGGCTCGACCCGACTGCTGCTGCCGGTACAACATGGACGAGTAGGTGACGTAATAATTCTCAAACACAGACTCCTTAAACTTACACTCTGGGGTGAAGTGTTCCTGAGAGACAGCACAGAAGACAGAGCATGTGATTATTACACGTAGCTCATATAAACCCCCGAGtctgatatacacacagaaaaataacatttacagccTGGTCTGTGTAAATATCTGTGTGAGAAGTTACACTACAACTACACAacattgtgtaggtgtgtagaCTGAAACCTGGCACAGAGAAGTGCTTAATTAATGTCACTTCCACATGACAGGAACACGTATTAACACTGAACTAAATGATTCATGTCACAAGACATTTAATCACTGCAGtggactcacacactcacacacacacacacacacacacacacacacacacacgcacacacactgatccctcacacactcacacacacacacacactctgatccctcacacactcacacacacacacacactgatccctcacacacacacacactgatccctcacacactcacacactcacacacacacacacacacacagagacacactgatccctcacacactcacacacactcacacacacacacacacacacacacacacgcacacactctgatccctcacacactcacacacacacactctgatccctcacacactcacacacacacacacactctgatccctcacacactcacacacacacacacactgatccctcacacacacacacactgatccctcacacactcacacactcacacacacacacacacacacagagacacactgatccctcacacactcacacacactcacacacacacacacacacacacacacacacgcacacactctgatccctcacacactcacacacacacactctgatccctcacacactcacacacacacacacacacactgatccctcacacactcacacacacacactgatccctcacacactcacacactcacacacacacacacagagacacactgatccctcacacactctctctcacacacacacacacacacacacacactgatccctcacacacacacacacacacactgatccctcacacactcacacacgctctgtGATTCATAAACACACCATGGGAaagagcctcacacacacacacacacacaatgtttttattctttagttATAGTGAATGTTGTGGATCGttgtggtcagtgtgtgtgtgtctgtgtgagtgtgtgtgtatacatatgtgtgtgacagtgtaagtgtgtgtatacatgtgtgtgtgtgacagtgtgtgtgaatgtgtgtttaatgtttttattctttagttGTAACAGTGAATGTTGGATCGTTGTGATCAGTTAAGGTTCAGAAACTTTCACAGTTTTCAGGTATTAAAGGAAACAGTATCAGGAGTCACCTAGAATCGGCTCTGAGGTAAACATCTGGGTAGAAAAATGGTTCAGGGTTCTTCATGTTAATGGTTCTTTGCCTCTTAAGTGTGTTATAGCGTTAAACTCATTCAACAGGACAGAACCATTAAATGTTTCTTCTAGCTGGACAAGCAGAGAACCCTGACACATCCTGAATGTATCTAACAGTGGATCTGAAGCTCATGGTGGTGTTTGGTGACAGACTGGTGTAAGAGATGTTCTGTGGTTCTTACGGAGGTGTATAGGTAACCCTCGTTGTTCATGGCCAGGTAGAGTTTGGTCTGAACGCTCTGTATCGCCACCACACGCAGACCCACTGGGATGAGATTAAACACCGCTGTAGAGTGGAGGTAAAGAAGTGcagcgtgagtgagtgaactttcacaacttactcacacacaggctGGAATTTAGTCTTAAAAGGAGCTGAACATAACGATcgaatattttaaatgtttgtgtttctttaattcAGCTCTCACACGGACCGTAACTGCTGTCCTCCTCTTTAGTGCCATCGATGGTTCCGTCCGCTTGGAGCTGCAGGTGAAAACCCTGACGACTGCACAGTTTTGTGACGATTCCTTTAAGCTGAGGCTCTGTGGCggacgcacacaaacacacacaaacacacacacaaacacacatacaaacacacaaacacacacaaacacacacacaaacacacatacaaacacacaaacacacacacaaacacacacacacaaacacacatacaaacacacacaaacacaaacacacacaaacacaaacacccacacaaacacacacacaaacacacacacaaacacacacgcaaacacaaacacacacacacaaacacccacacaaacacacacgcaaacacaaacacacacacacaaacacccacacaaacacaaacacccacacaaacacacacaaacacacacacaaacacacacacccacacacacaaacacaaatacccacacaaacacacacaaacacccacacaaacacacacaaacacacacaaacacccacaaaaacacacacacaaagacaaacacacacacaaacacaaacacccacacaaacacacacacaaagacaaacacccacacacaaacacacacaaacacacacacaaagacaaacacccacagaaaacacacacaaacacccacacacaaacttaatctttattaatatattattctttatattaaccttttgttttatgtttattttatgtaaagctgctttgagacacaaacatacatttgtttgatttttttgttctgtataaGAAGGAAACATGATGACTAACTTGAAGCCTTTAAAAAGCAGATGACATGCTACtctatacacagaaacacaactgACTCTCAGTATAGGGTTAATACACTCAGAGCAGTGGGCATGTGGGGGGCAGAAAGAGTCCACACCACCAGGGGCAATAGTTTATAATGTCTTTGAGTTCATAGTATTGgtgtaaatttatatttataatgataGATGTTTAGAACAGTGCTGGAGTTAACATCTGTCTCAGGATCAGATCTCAATCAGACAAACTGGGGTTATGATATTATGGAGTGATGGGGTTATGATATTATGGGGTGATGGGGTTATGATATTATGGGGTGATGGGGTTATGATATTATGGAGTGATGGGGTTATGATATTATGGGGTGATGGGGTTATGGggtaaaacacaaatatattatcAGCTGTGAACACATCTAAACAACAAATCTgaacagattttaaaataaaacatttatttgttatttactttgtaacttacaaataaaaaatgtggagGTATTGAGGATGATGATAAAGATAATATtgttgatgaagatgatggtgatgatgatgatgatgataatggtgtTGATAAAGACAACGATAAAGATAATGTtgttgatgaagatgatggtgatgatgatgatatgatgatgatggcgtTGATGATGAAagtgaagatgatgataatggtgttgatgaagatgatgatgaagatgatgataatgatgtttataatgtgtggtgaagatgatgatgatgatgaagatgatgatgatgatgataataatggtGGTGAAGATGAGAGTCTTGTTCACAGCCACAGAGCTGTGACAGTCACCAGGAGACTTTATTTGATGTACAGAGTTTTAAAGAaacttttaaagtttgtttggTTTCTAATTTCTATCCGATTTCTAATCAGATGAAACAGCTCAAATATTAAAATCTCCTTATTTGTCTAGATAAAATGATCCATAAAATGTTCTAGACTTCTAAACAGCTgcaaactataaaaaaaagtccagcTCTGATTCTGCACTTTCACTTTTACCTGAGAAATAAAGCCCCAGCTGAGAGTTTAATCAGGATGAACACAGCTGTGAATCATCCATTAGATCAAATgaagcatgatgatgatgatgatgatgatgatgatgaagaagaacagTTAGTAGCTGTCACCACACCTGGccttctccttttcctcttcttGGAGCCGAAGAGTTTGACCCGTGAGAAGAGGTTCAGTCGGCTGGGTTTCTCGCAGGTTCCTGTGCTCCGGGTCGGACTGCAGCGAGCTGACTttgctctctccttctccttctccttctctctctcccgctctctctctctctccctcgcttgCCTCTTCTGCCGGATGAGGGAGCTGGCGATCGCTGCGGCTGTAGCCAGTTTGGCGATTTGTGGCTTCGGTGGCGTCCCAGATTAAAAGCTCTCACGCCTGATTTTGTCCCTTTTTAAGGAGCAACGAAAATCAGATCTTCTGTCACTTCATAACTACATCAGATCCACACGATCCACTCAGAATACTCAAACATCCCATAATACACCCTGAAaacatctacagtcagagctgcagcTTTCCCTCTGTAGCTGGAGACATCATGATGAAGCTGATGAAGTTGCACAGAAAAAGATCTAAAATCTATAAACACAGAACGACAACAGACAGCAGCGTCTTCTGGAAAAGGATCACGCGCTCATTGTGTGTATGACACGCAGGACACGTGGAGATCCCGAAGGGCCAAAAAACCGGCACCTGTTACCAACCCGAGACCCGGAGCACCCGACATCCCccttctgagagagagagagagatagatagatagatagatagagagagagagagagagagagagagagagagagagatgcagatgTTCCTCTCCGCTTATCCTCCCGTTTTTGACTCTTCACTCATCTTCTTGCTGTTCTCGTCTCTCTGCTGTTTTTTCCGCAGCACGTCCAGATTCccggaaaaaaataaaaagccaaagCCCAGAACATCCCCGAgagacgacagacagacagacagacagacagacacgcactccTGCTGCAGACGGGAGCGCGCACTCACGCGCCCTGATTCTCATCCGTTCATTAGGATCGTGTCAAAGCGCTGAAGGCGGATGCTGAAAAACCCGACGTGTTGCAGGAGGACGGGGGGTGGAGGGATGGAGGGGTGGGGGGTCTCTCTTTCCCCCACGGTCTCTCAGCTTTCCTGCAGcacaaattcagctcacacacagaggcgcctgagcctcacacacacacacacacacacactcacacacacacacacacacacacacacacacacacacacacacactcacacacacacacacacactcacacacactcacacacacacactcacacacacacacacacacacacacacacacacacacacacacacactctcacacacacacacactcactcacacacacacacacactcactctcacacacacacacactcactcacacacacacacacacacactcacacacactcacacacacacactcacacacacacacacacacacacacacacacacacacacacacacacacacacacacagatccccTGCACCGAATTGGTAAGCATTTTACTGCAGGAATCCACGTGTGCTGTTGTTATTAAGCACAGCTATAAAATGCAATCAGGAAATGCGGTGACGTAAAAGATGATGTGATGAATTACTgctgatgtgtgtttattaacacCAAGCTCAACACACTGAACTGAATaagtgttattataaacatgttttatgCAATCAAACAGaagaatttgtttaatttttaatatttctgtagTATCTTTTTAAACATCTTCGTAACTCTGGATAAAGAATTTATTCTTAATGACAGAAAAACTGAAACTGATAAAGTTCCTGATGTTGATCTTCTTAAAGCAAAAGCCATGCTGCATGTGAGGATGTTGTGTATTGGagaacactgagagagagagagagagagagagagagagagagagagaggcagatgaggaggaggaggaggaggaggaggaggagatgcaGCCTTGTGTCCATTAACTCTGTGATgatcataaacatcaatagcaACAACACATGTGGTGTCAAAGGTCAAACACAGCGCTGgttctcatgtgtgtgtgtttagctatAGATTAGCAAATTACTAATCAGAACTAatctaataaacaaaataatcagaGGAATGTATCTGCAAAAACAGTTTGGTTTGGGACAGATGATGGTTTAATGTGCATTATATAGTGAATATggcatgtggtttgggacacgcccagaGTGGACGGATGATGGAGACACAGTGACGTCACAGTTGTAGTTGAATTTATTAATGATGTTACTGATGTGAGCAGGAATGAGAGTGAAAAGGGAAATCAGAATGTCTGAGTTTAATGTTCCAAACCCAATCACATGTAAATGACCGAATGCATGATTAAGGGCACTTCATGTTATCCAGGCTATAAATCAAGGGTGTAAACAGTTCACTGAAATAAAGttctgctggtgtgtgtgtgtgtgtgtgtgtgtatgtgagtgtgtgtgagagtgagcgtgtgtttgtgtgtgtgtgtgtgtgtgtttattttcaggaTTGTTAGGAATCAGGATGtgattaaactttatttcttaCACACTCCCTCAGGCCTCCGAGAAACAAATTAAATCCAATTAAACGTAATGctgttttacacattttagattttttcccAACTGTAAGATAAACAACTCCGCCCTGTCTGCTGCCTGTAATCACCGCTAGGGGGCACCAACAGATACATTATTTACAGATGGAAAAAATGCTCATAACAGACGTTTAGATGATTGTAAGCGGTTCCTCAGTGGCTCCTGATCACAGATGATGATCTAAAGTAAATCTaaatgataaagatgatgataaAGAGAAGGGAATTATTACTCCCGATTTGGTTAAGCTcattaaagatatttatttgtatgtattatttattaatatgacTTTACACTCAGCAGAGCGAGGAATAAAGTTGTAAACAGATACAAAAAATGtgatctgttatttatttaatcattttattctaattaaataataccaattaaataatactaattaaataatactaattaaATAATACCTCACACATCATTTGTGGTTAACTTCATATGTCCCATAACAGAATAAGCTCTAAATCCcacagaaaatacaaaataaaagtcaaaaataaaaaatgtaataatattatacACTGGTGTTACTTTTTTGGTTAAACAGGAAGagcaaaacattttatatgGATCCATTTGTTCACACAAAAGGTCCAGTGGTGACTGTTAGTCTAATCTACTGCATGTTCTGTAACTAGAACACAGGTTCCTGGAGAACTTCCTGGTCTCCATCACAAGCTGGTAATTAGCTTCATCAGGTGTGCAGGGGAACAAGGAAAAGTCTGGAATGAGCAGGACAGAAAGTTTCCAGGAACATTAAAGGTAAAGGAGATAAAGACCTACATCACTGAATAACATATAGCTCTTTAATGTACACTTtactgctcagtgtgtgtgtgagagtgagtgtgtatgtgaatgtgtgtgagagtgagtgagtgtgtgtgtgtgtgtgtttgtgtgtgagagtgagtgtgtgtgtatgtgtgtgtgagagtgagtgtgtgtgtgtgtgagagtgagtgtgtgtgtgagtgtgtgtgtgtgtgtgtgagagagagtgtgtatgtgaatgtgtgtgagagtgagtgtgtgtgtgtgtgagagagtgagtgtgtgtgtatgtgtgtgtgagagtgagtgtgtgtgtgtgtgagagtgagtgtgtgtgtgtgtgagagagtgagtgtgtgtgtgagtgtgtgtgtgtgtgtgtgtgtgagagagagtaagtgtgtgtgtgtgtgtgtgtgtgtgtgtgagagagagtgagtgtgtgtgtgagagagagtgagtgtgtgtgtgtgtgagtgtgtgtgagagtgagtgtgtgtgtgtgtgtgagtgagtgtgtgtgtgtgtgagagtgagtgtgtgtgtgtgtgagtgagtgtgtgtgtgtgtgtgtgtttgtgagagtgagtgtgtgtgtgtgtgtgtgagaaagtgtgtgtgtgtgtgtgtgtgtgtgtgtttgtgagagtgtgtgagtgtttgtgagagtgtgtgtgtgtgagtgtgtgtgtgtgtgagagtgagtgtgtgtgtgtgtgtgagagaaagtgtgtgtgtgtgtgtgagtgtgtgtttgtgagagtgagtgt from Tachysurus vachellii isolate PV-2020 chromosome 20, HZAU_Pvac_v1, whole genome shotgun sequence includes these protein-coding regions:
- the fgf13b gene encoding fibroblast growth factor 13b; this encodes SGTPPKPQIAKLATAAAIASSLIRQKRQAREREREREREKEKEKERAKSARCSPTRSTGTCEKPSRLNLFSRVKLFGSKKRKRRRPEPQLKGIVTKLCSRQGFHLQLQADGTIDGTKEEDSSYAVFNLIPVGLRVVAIQSVQTKLYLAMNNEGYLYTSEHFTPECKFKESVFENYYVTYSSMLYRQQQSGRAWYLGLNKEGRVMKGNRVKKTKPAAHFIPKPLKVAMYREPSLHDMTEFSRSGTPTKSRSASAMLNGGKIASQST